In one Drosophila pseudoobscura strain MV-25-SWS-2005 chromosome X, UCI_Dpse_MV25, whole genome shotgun sequence genomic region, the following are encoded:
- the LOC5495507 gene encoding serine protease 1-like, translating to MKVLVVFALALASASAGLLPQVLPVHPRDLPVVPSIEGRITNGQAASEGQFPYQVGLSFGSSSGSWWCGGSIIDNSWVLTAAHCTSGASDVTIYYGATVRTNAKLTQTVSSSGFVQHASYNSVVLRNDISLIKTPAVSFTSAINKVALPSIASSYSTYAGDTAVASGWGKDSDAATSVTNTLQYSDFTVVTNSVCANTYGSLIITPSVICIATPNKISTCNGDSGGPLVQKSTNILIGVTSFVSSAGCESGAPAGFSRVTSFLDWIQSNSGVSY from the exons ATGAAAGTGCTCGTAGTCTTCgctctggctttggcctccgcctccgctgGCCTGCTGCCCCAGGTTCTGCCTGTGCATCCCCGTGACCTGCCGGTGGTGCCCTCGATCGAGGGTCGTATCACCAACGGCCAGGCCGCCTCGGAGGGACAGTTCCCCTACCAGGTGGGACTAAGCTTCGGCAGCTCCAGCGGCAGCTGGTGGTGCGGTGGCTCCATCATCGACAACTCCTGGGTGCTCACAGCTGCTCACTGCACCAGCGG TGCCTCTGATGTGACCATCTACTACGGCGCCACTGTTCGCACCAACGCCAAGCTCACCCAGACCGTCTCCAGCTCCGGCTTTGTGCAGCACGCCAGCTACAACAGCGTTGTCCTGAGGAACGACATCTCCCTGATCAAGACCCCCGCCGTCAGCTTCACCTCGGCCATCAACAAGGTGGCTCTGCCCTCCATTGCCAGCAGCTACTCGACCTATGCCGGTGACACCGCCGTCGCTTCCGGCTGGGGCAAGGACTCCGATGCTGCCACCTCCGTGACCAACACCCTGCAGTACAGCGACTTCACCGTTGTGACCAACTCCGTGTGCGCGAACACCTACGGCTCGCTGATCATCACCCCCAGCGTCATCTGCATTGCCACCCCCAACAAGATCTCCACCTGCAACGGCGACTCTGGCGGCCCATTGGTCCAGAAGAGCACCAACATCCTGATCGGCGTCACCTCCTTCGTCTCGAGCGCTGGC